In Pseudothermotoga hypogea DSM 11164 = NBRC 106472, the following are encoded in one genomic region:
- a CDS encoding amidohydrolase codes for MDEIMLRRLIHQNPELAFEEHNTQKLIIEFAHGLGLNNIVTVGTGVLVLVGRNKDEPFVVLRAELDALPIPEETDYPFRSKNENMHACGHDFHIAAACWAMRRIVQEKRKGNFLFVFQPAEESGAGAKTIVEHILRWDCEVKAAIAMHVADEYPMGIVASRSGSLFSASCEVNVRVLGRSAHVANHQLGKDALRGCVAFLNQIYGRDWKEDLVWFGRILAGHVRNTVAGEALIEGTVRASDSKGVQDILVALQEIAKKVEEETELKVSVIPGAEYPEVKVDEKLLDVLRVVSQRNGFEFIECERKLTAEDFGYFSKHFPSLMFWFGVRHGSRVEGLHSSKFLPPDELIPVAGNLLTHLLDSIG; via the coding sequence ATGGACGAAATCATGTTGAGAAGGTTGATTCACCAAAATCCTGAGTTGGCGTTCGAGGAACACAACACACAGAAGTTAATAATAGAGTTCGCTCATGGCCTCGGGTTGAATAACATCGTCACAGTCGGTACGGGTGTGTTGGTTTTGGTGGGTAGAAACAAAGACGAACCTTTCGTTGTTCTGAGGGCCGAGCTGGACGCGTTGCCCATTCCTGAAGAAACGGACTATCCCTTCCGTTCAAAGAACGAAAACATGCACGCTTGTGGTCACGATTTTCACATAGCCGCAGCCTGCTGGGCAATGAGAAGGATAGTCCAGGAAAAGCGAAAGGGAAATTTCTTGTTCGTTTTTCAACCAGCAGAAGAGAGTGGCGCGGGAGCAAAAACGATCGTTGAACACATTTTGCGCTGGGATTGTGAGGTCAAAGCTGCCATAGCGATGCACGTGGCGGATGAATATCCGATGGGTATCGTCGCAAGTAGATCCGGATCGCTCTTCAGTGCTTCATGTGAAGTGAACGTGCGCGTGTTGGGACGTTCGGCCCATGTGGCGAACCACCAGCTGGGTAAGGACGCACTGCGTGGGTGTGTGGCGTTTCTGAATCAAATCTATGGGAGAGATTGGAAAGAAGATTTGGTTTGGTTCGGCAGGATCCTCGCGGGTCATGTCAGGAACACGGTGGCCGGCGAGGCTCTCATCGAAGGAACTGTGAGGGCGAGCGATTCCAAGGGTGTTCAAGATATCCTCGTCGCACTTCAGGAGATTGCGAAGAAAGTCGAAGAAGAAACCGAGCTGAAAGTTTCCGTCATACCCGGCGCGGAATATCCAGAGGTAAAGGTCGATGAGAAGTTGTTGGACGTTTTGAGAGTCGTCTCTCAGCGCAACGGTTTTGAGTTCATCGAATGTGAAAGAAAGCTCACCGCTGAAGACTTTGGTTACTTCTCCAAACATTTCCCGAGTCTGATGTTCTGGTTCGGTGTTAGACACGGATCACGTGTGGAGGGTTTACACTCTTCGAAGTTTTTACCCCCAGATGAGTTGATACCTGTTGCGGGAAATCTTCTCACACACCTCCTTGATTCGATCGGTTGA
- a CDS encoding aspartate aminotransferase family protein → MSHICRVYDPFPIQIERAKGLYIYSKDGKRYLDSFSGIGVLAFGHNDEDIKKAMIEKMERYTHISNFFLDEDAEIVSEELIRRTGRNGKVFFANSGAEANEAALKAIKKLRKGLIVSFEKNFHGRTVATLSLTGFEKLKKPFEPLLPDVVFLPYNDVRAFEEFVKKNGKKIAAVFVECVHGSGGLNVLSHELSKLIMEAKQSFGFLLVADEVQAGLGRTGKFFSYQHFGLQPDIVTVAKALGGGLPLGAAIFLDDIADVFGHSEHGSTFAPNPVALAGARVVLRKLTEEFIELVARKGVFFRERLSRMDSARVKIKGLGLMIGVEVDVDAKLLKEAAFENGLLLNIVSNNVVRFLPALNISFEGIEEMVDLFERSLKEAYGRNHVEKVDSPKS, encoded by the coding sequence ATGAGTCATATTTGTCGTGTTTATGATCCTTTCCCCATTCAAATCGAACGTGCCAAGGGGTTGTACATTTACTCCAAAGATGGAAAGCGTTATCTCGATTCTTTCTCAGGGATAGGCGTCCTCGCTTTTGGACACAACGATGAAGACATAAAGAAAGCCATGATCGAAAAGATGGAACGCTACACGCACATTTCGAATTTCTTCCTCGATGAGGACGCAGAGATCGTGTCTGAAGAACTGATTCGACGAACTGGTAGAAACGGGAAAGTGTTCTTTGCGAATTCCGGTGCCGAGGCCAACGAAGCAGCATTGAAGGCCATCAAGAAGTTACGAAAGGGTTTGATCGTGTCCTTTGAAAAGAACTTTCACGGCAGAACCGTTGCCACATTGTCTTTGACCGGCTTTGAAAAGCTGAAAAAACCTTTTGAACCCCTCCTTCCAGACGTCGTTTTCCTGCCTTACAACGATGTTCGAGCTTTTGAAGAGTTTGTCAAAAAGAATGGCAAGAAGATCGCCGCTGTCTTTGTTGAGTGCGTTCACGGCAGCGGTGGTTTAAACGTGTTGAGTCATGAACTTTCCAAACTCATAATGGAGGCAAAACAAAGCTTCGGGTTCCTCTTGGTGGCCGACGAGGTCCAAGCGGGACTCGGTAGAACGGGAAAGTTCTTTTCTTATCAACACTTTGGATTGCAGCCTGACATCGTGACCGTGGCAAAGGCGCTGGGTGGAGGCTTACCACTCGGTGCGGCGATCTTTCTCGATGACATCGCTGACGTGTTTGGCCATTCGGAACATGGTTCGACGTTCGCACCGAACCCGGTGGCACTGGCAGGAGCAAGGGTTGTTCTGAGAAAGCTCACAGAAGAATTCATCGAACTGGTTGCCAGAAAAGGTGTGTTCTTCAGAGAGAGATTGTCGCGGATGGATTCGGCACGGGTCAAGATCAAGGGGCTCGGCCTGATGATCGGAGTCGAAGTGGATGTGGATGCGAAGTTGCTGAAAGAGGCTGCGTTCGAAAATGGACTCCTGTTGAACATAGTTTCTAACAACGTTGTGAGATTCCTTCCAGCCCTCAACATCAGTTTTGAAGGAATCGAGGAGATGGTGGATTTGTTCGAAAGGAGCCTGAAGGAAGCGTATGGACGAAATCATGTTGAGAAGGTTGATTCACCAAAATCCTGA
- the dapD gene encoding 2,3,4,5-tetrahydropyridine-2,6-dicarboxylate N-acetyltransferase — MDFQSTEQLIELISKSKKRTSVLAFVKGRLDEVDFSAVRFFGNRDFGIVVADYEDFKKLIENHRDQIEDFYVQVSARNSALPLADLTKYNARIEPGAIIRDMVKIGDGAVIMMGAVINVGAVIGERTMIDMNAVIGARAIVGRNCHVGAGAVIAGVLEPPSATPVIVEDDVIIGANAVVLEGVRIGRGAVVAAGAVVINDVEPYTVVAGVPARFVKKVDEKTKEKTKIVEALRHLNTLLG, encoded by the coding sequence ATGGATTTTCAGAGCACGGAACAGTTGATCGAGCTGATCAGCAAGTCCAAGAAGCGAACATCTGTGTTGGCCTTCGTGAAAGGCAGGCTGGACGAGGTCGACTTCTCTGCGGTCCGCTTTTTCGGAAACAGAGATTTCGGTATCGTCGTGGCAGACTACGAAGATTTCAAAAAGCTGATCGAGAACCATCGCGATCAGATCGAAGACTTTTATGTGCAAGTTTCAGCGCGAAACTCTGCTTTACCGTTGGCCGACCTAACAAAGTACAATGCGAGGATAGAACCCGGTGCGATCATCAGGGACATGGTGAAGATCGGTGACGGTGCAGTCATCATGATGGGTGCGGTCATCAACGTCGGTGCCGTGATCGGTGAGAGGACCATGATCGACATGAACGCGGTCATTGGTGCGAGAGCCATAGTCGGAAGGAACTGTCATGTGGGTGCAGGGGCAGTGATTGCGGGTGTGTTGGAACCTCCGAGTGCGACGCCTGTAATCGTTGAGGACGATGTGATCATCGGTGCGAACGCGGTGGTCCTCGAAGGCGTGAGGATCGGCAGAGGAGCGGTTGTGGCGGCGGGAGCTGTGGTGATAAACGATGTGGAGCCTTACACCGTCGTTGCAGGTGTTCCAGCGCGATTCGTCAAAAAGGTCGATGAGAAAACGAAGGAGAAGACCAAGATTGTCGAAGCTCTGAGACATCTGAACACGCTGCTCGGGTGA
- the pfp gene encoding diphosphate--fructose-6-phosphate 1-phosphotransferase, protein MAERLAILVGGGPAPGINSVINAATIEAINNGLEVIGIYDGFEHLMRGRTDMIRPLGIADVSRIHTEGGSILRTSRANPTKNKEDVEKVVEALKKLHVKYLVTIGGDDTASSASAVSKAAGDSIRVAHVPKTIDNDLPLPGGMPTFGYETARHVGAELVYNLLQDSRTTNRWYFVVVMGRKAGHLALGIGKAASATITIIAEEFRKDKVSLAEVCDVLEAAIIKRRALGRNDGLAVIAEGIGEIMDENELASIPGVIVEKDPHGHIRLGEIPLATILKREIQRRFAERGEKMTIVDVTLGYELRCARPVPFDIDYTRTLGYGAVQFLLGKIAPGMKDGMVCVDQGKITILPFEEFTDPKTGRSKVRLVDLNSEHYKVAKSYMIRLNKKDLEDPTMLAKLANAAKMTPQQFLEKFSKVAD, encoded by the coding sequence ATGGCGGAGCGTCTCGCAATCTTGGTTGGAGGAGGTCCCGCTCCCGGGATCAACAGCGTCATAAACGCTGCGACGATCGAGGCTATCAACAATGGTCTTGAGGTTATAGGAATCTACGACGGATTCGAGCACCTCATGAGAGGCAGAACAGACATGATAAGACCGCTCGGCATCGCGGATGTCTCAAGAATCCACACCGAAGGTGGTTCAATCCTGAGAACTTCGCGAGCGAATCCCACGAAGAACAAAGAGGACGTGGAAAAAGTTGTCGAAGCTTTGAAGAAACTTCACGTCAAATACCTCGTGACCATAGGTGGAGATGATACCGCCTCTTCCGCTTCTGCTGTTTCAAAGGCAGCTGGTGATTCGATTCGTGTGGCCCACGTGCCGAAAACGATAGACAACGACTTGCCTCTTCCAGGTGGCATGCCCACATTCGGATACGAAACCGCCCGTCACGTCGGGGCAGAATTGGTTTACAACCTTTTACAGGACTCGAGAACCACGAACAGATGGTACTTCGTCGTCGTCATGGGAAGGAAGGCTGGACACCTCGCACTCGGTATAGGCAAGGCAGCGAGCGCGACCATCACGATCATTGCGGAAGAGTTCCGTAAGGACAAGGTGAGTTTGGCCGAGGTGTGCGATGTGCTCGAGGCAGCCATCATAAAGCGCAGGGCTCTCGGCAGAAACGATGGACTTGCAGTGATCGCCGAAGGCATAGGTGAAATAATGGATGAGAACGAGCTCGCCAGCATACCTGGTGTGATCGTTGAAAAAGATCCGCACGGTCACATCCGACTGGGTGAGATACCGCTCGCGACCATACTGAAGAGAGAGATACAAAGACGTTTCGCGGAGCGCGGAGAGAAGATGACCATCGTCGACGTGACGCTCGGCTACGAGTTGAGATGCGCAAGACCCGTTCCTTTCGACATCGATTACACGAGAACCTTAGGCTACGGTGCTGTGCAGTTCCTGCTCGGAAAAATCGCCCCCGGCATGAAGGATGGCATGGTCTGTGTAGACCAGGGCAAAATAACGATTCTGCCTTTCGAGGAATTCACCGATCCCAAGACAGGGCGGAGCAAGGTGCGTCTGGTCGATCTGAACTCCGAACACTACAAGGTCGCAAAGAGTTACATGATAAGACTCAATAAAAAAGATCTGGAAGATCCTACGATGCTCGCAAAACTCGCAAATGCGGCGAAGATGACCCCGCAACAGTTTTTAGAGAAATTCTCGAAGGTGGCAGACTGA
- a CDS encoding HAD family hydrolase → MKALMFDYDGTLALVNEERFAEEYFFLLNVFMVERYKMALDHFNILDCIAHITRCADGAINNYDRFLKCFSDRFSKFDWKGVFESFYASEEFDKLRKLVKPNNKVIELLRRAKESGLLVVLATNPIFPRNATEKRLRWIGLSLSDFNHATFMENSHFCKPDPRYFLEICRTISVEPKDCLMVGDDDLFDGACTSVGIRYKPVELISKDGKKSLQEWLFE, encoded by the coding sequence ATGAAAGCGTTGATGTTCGATTACGATGGCACACTCGCGCTTGTGAATGAGGAACGGTTCGCGGAGGAATACTTCTTTTTGCTCAACGTCTTCATGGTAGAACGGTACAAAATGGCTTTAGATCATTTCAACATACTCGACTGCATTGCCCATATAACCAGATGCGCGGACGGTGCGATCAACAACTACGACAGGTTCCTGAAATGTTTCTCGGACAGGTTCAGCAAGTTTGACTGGAAAGGCGTGTTTGAGAGTTTCTATGCCAGTGAAGAATTTGATAAGCTTCGTAAGTTGGTTAAGCCTAACAACAAGGTCATAGAATTGTTGAGAAGAGCCAAGGAATCTGGACTGCTGGTAGTTCTGGCGACGAATCCAATCTTTCCAAGGAACGCCACGGAGAAGCGTTTGAGATGGATCGGTCTCAGTTTGTCAGATTTCAACCATGCGACGTTCATGGAGAACTCTCACTTCTGTAAACCTGATCCAAGGTATTTTCTCGAGATATGTAGAACCATTTCTGTAGAACCGAAAGACTGTCTCATGGTCGGCGATGATGATCTGTTCGATGGAGCTTGCACGAGTGTCGGTATAAGGTACAAACCTGTTGAGCTCATTTCAAAAGATGGAAAGAAGAGTTTGCAGGAATGGTTGTTCGAGTGA
- the gcvPB gene encoding aminomethyl-transferring glycine dehydrogenase subunit GcvPB: MTIFEKSVKGRKGFKLPEGSVSFEGKDLPDHLIRTRKLALPELSELDVVRHYTELASKNYSVDKGFYPLGSCTMKYNPKLNEFLASLEGFTEIHPYQPVETVQGALQLMYELKEALCEITGMDEISLQPAAGAHGELTGMLIVRAYHLSRNDTKRNVALVPDSAHGTNPASAAMAGFEVVELKSTKDGLLDVEELKKHLNDRVAVLMLTNPNTLGLFEKDILEIAKLVHEAGALLYYDGANLNAIMGRFRPGDMGFDVVHLNLHKTFSTPHGMGGPGSGPVGVKQFLARFLPVPLVRKSKDGSYYLDYDLPESIGRMRSFYGNFSVLVKAYAYILTMGEDGLKRASEMAVLNANYLRKLLSKYFKVASERTCMHEFVVDGSEFVKKTGVRILDVAKRLLDYGVHAPTVYFPLIVHEAMMIEPTETESKQTLDQFAEIMGKIVDEAIKNPDLVKSAPHNTPVKRLDDVTATKNPIYRYQ, translated from the coding sequence ATGACGATCTTTGAAAAATCGGTCAAAGGAAGAAAAGGTTTCAAACTTCCTGAAGGTTCAGTTTCCTTTGAAGGGAAAGATTTGCCAGATCACCTGATCAGAACCAGGAAATTGGCATTGCCCGAACTCAGTGAGCTCGATGTGGTGAGACACTACACCGAACTGGCTTCGAAAAACTATTCGGTTGACAAAGGTTTTTATCCTTTGGGTTCCTGTACGATGAAGTACAACCCGAAGCTGAACGAGTTTCTCGCTTCACTGGAGGGTTTCACCGAAATACACCCTTACCAGCCCGTTGAGACGGTCCAAGGTGCTCTGCAGCTCATGTACGAACTCAAAGAAGCGTTATGTGAGATAACCGGGATGGACGAGATTAGCCTGCAACCGGCCGCGGGTGCGCATGGTGAACTTACGGGGATGCTCATCGTCAGGGCGTATCATCTTTCGAGAAACGACACGAAAAGAAACGTCGCTTTGGTACCTGACTCCGCTCACGGGACAAATCCTGCCTCGGCGGCAATGGCGGGGTTCGAGGTCGTGGAGTTGAAGTCCACGAAGGACGGTCTTCTTGACGTGGAAGAGTTGAAGAAACACTTGAACGATAGGGTTGCCGTACTCATGCTTACTAATCCCAACACGTTGGGTTTGTTTGAAAAGGACATCCTCGAAATTGCGAAACTCGTTCACGAGGCAGGGGCTTTACTCTATTACGACGGAGCAAACTTGAACGCGATCATGGGAAGGTTCAGACCTGGCGACATGGGTTTCGACGTGGTTCATCTGAACTTGCACAAAACCTTTTCCACTCCACACGGCATGGGAGGGCCGGGCAGTGGACCGGTGGGTGTCAAACAGTTTCTCGCCCGGTTTTTACCCGTTCCGCTCGTCAGGAAGTCCAAGGACGGATCTTATTATCTTGACTACGATCTGCCGGAGAGCATCGGTAGAATGAGGAGTTTCTATGGGAACTTCAGCGTTCTTGTCAAGGCGTACGCGTACATACTGACCATGGGTGAAGATGGACTAAAGCGCGCAAGCGAGATGGCCGTGCTTAACGCGAACTATCTGAGAAAATTGCTCTCCAAGTACTTTAAGGTCGCTTCTGAGCGGACTTGCATGCACGAATTCGTTGTTGATGGGAGTGAATTTGTCAAGAAAACGGGTGTACGAATTCTGGATGTGGCCAAGAGACTTTTGGACTACGGTGTTCACGCTCCAACCGTGTACTTTCCACTGATAGTACACGAGGCGATGATGATAGAACCCACAGAGACGGAAAGCAAACAGACACTCGATCAATTTGCCGAGATCATGGGTAAAATAGTCGATGAAGCCATCAAGAACCCTGATCTGGTCAAAAGTGCACCACACAACACGCCAGTGAAGAGGTTGGACGACGTTACGGCCACAAAGAATCCCATCTACAGGTATCAGTGA
- the gcvPA gene encoding aminomethyl-transferring glycine dehydrogenase subunit GcvPA, producing the protein MFPYIPHTEQEVQEMLKVIGFESIEDLYRDVPMTVRRLNLPKGLDEFTVARMVKELSEKNVVVEKEKVFAGAGIYVHHIPYVVKSIVSRPEFVTAYTPYQAEVSQGTLQALFEYQTMICELTGMEVANSSMYDGASALAEAVLMAHRINGRTKVLMSEAVHPEYVQTCKTYARGFDLQFVSIAVDENGSTDLKLLANFIDAESCAVVVQQPNFFGIIEDLRRVREVAKDLVLIVVAEPISLSLLEPPGSFGADIVVGDGQPLGIPPNFGGPTVGFFATLEKYVRKMPGRIIGQTKDAEGKTGYVMILQTREQHIRRGKATSNICTNHALMALTNAVYMSLMGPEGLREIAERSYANAHYLAQRLEEKGFKLKFKGPFFNEFVFVVPEDYERLWRDLFNEGFLAPLPLAWFDERYRGLALACATEVNTKESIERLLDAMERGLK; encoded by the coding sequence GTGTTCCCCTACATTCCGCACACCGAACAGGAAGTTCAAGAGATGCTTAAAGTAATCGGTTTCGAGTCGATTGAGGATCTCTACAGAGATGTCCCAATGACTGTGCGCAGATTGAATTTGCCGAAAGGCCTGGACGAGTTCACTGTCGCCAGGATGGTGAAAGAACTTTCCGAAAAGAACGTGGTCGTTGAGAAGGAAAAAGTTTTTGCGGGTGCGGGCATCTACGTCCATCACATACCTTACGTTGTGAAATCGATTGTTTCGAGACCCGAGTTCGTGACTGCCTACACCCCTTACCAGGCAGAGGTATCTCAAGGAACGCTTCAAGCCCTTTTTGAATACCAAACGATGATCTGCGAACTCACAGGCATGGAGGTCGCCAACTCGTCGATGTACGATGGAGCTTCTGCACTTGCTGAAGCGGTGCTAATGGCGCACAGGATAAACGGCAGGACAAAGGTGTTGATGAGCGAAGCCGTTCATCCAGAATACGTACAGACCTGCAAGACTTACGCGAGAGGTTTTGATCTGCAGTTCGTATCCATAGCTGTGGATGAAAACGGTTCGACGGATTTGAAATTGCTTGCGAACTTCATCGACGCAGAGAGCTGCGCCGTGGTCGTACAGCAGCCAAACTTCTTCGGGATCATCGAGGATCTGAGGCGTGTCCGAGAAGTCGCCAAAGATCTGGTTCTCATAGTCGTTGCTGAACCAATTTCGCTTTCGCTGCTTGAACCTCCGGGAAGCTTTGGGGCGGACATCGTGGTCGGCGATGGTCAACCGTTAGGTATACCACCGAACTTTGGAGGACCGACGGTGGGCTTTTTCGCAACGCTCGAAAAATATGTCAGAAAAATGCCTGGCAGGATCATAGGACAGACGAAAGACGCTGAGGGCAAGACAGGTTACGTGATGATTCTTCAAACGAGGGAGCAACACATCAGGCGTGGGAAGGCTACATCAAACATATGCACGAACCATGCGCTGATGGCACTCACCAACGCCGTCTACATGAGTCTCATGGGTCCCGAAGGACTTCGCGAGATCGCTGAGAGGAGCTACGCGAACGCACATTACTTAGCCCAAAGACTTGAAGAGAAGGGTTTCAAACTGAAGTTCAAAGGCCCGTTCTTCAACGAATTTGTTTTTGTCGTACCTGAGGACTACGAAAGGCTCTGGAGAGACCTGTTCAACGAAGGATTCTTGGCTCCCTTGCCCCTTGCATGGTTCGACGAACGTTACAGAGGACTTGCTCTCGCTTGCGCAACAGAGGTCAACACGAAAGAAAGCATAGAACGGTTGTTAGACGCGATGGAGCGTGGTTTGAAATGA
- the gcvH gene encoding glycine cleavage system protein GcvH, whose product MKKFAKTHEWVKVDGKLAVVGISNHAQEKLGDVVYVDLPQVGKVVKKGEVFMSVESVKAASDIYAPVSGKIVEVNEKLSNQPELINKDAEGEGWLVKIEMTNPDELSDLLDEEAYRRFCEEEG is encoded by the coding sequence GTGAAGAAGTTTGCTAAGACTCACGAATGGGTGAAAGTCGACGGAAAATTGGCAGTGGTGGGCATATCGAATCACGCCCAAGAAAAGCTCGGTGACGTGGTCTACGTTGATCTGCCACAGGTGGGCAAGGTTGTGAAAAAGGGTGAGGTGTTCATGAGCGTCGAATCTGTCAAAGCCGCAAGTGACATCTATGCACCCGTGAGTGGGAAAATCGTTGAGGTGAACGAGAAGCTTTCAAACCAGCCGGAACTCATCAACAAAGATGCCGAAGGAGAGGGTTGGCTCGTTAAGATCGAGATGACCAACCCAGATGAACTGTCCGATCTTCTCGACGAGGAAGCATACAGGAGGTTCTGCGAGGAGGAAGGTTAA
- the gcvT gene encoding glycine cleavage system aminomethyltransferase GcvT has product MVKKTPLHDEHIKLGAKMIDFAGWMMPLQYEGIVAEVEAVRKNVAVFDVSHMGEIHISGSDTATFLDWLLTNTFSALSVGQAVYSVMCNEKGGIIDDLIAYRTGENEALLVVNAANTQKDFDWIKLQSKEFNVRVDDLSDRYGLIAVQGPKSESLLSSVVEEVSSLKYYHFAEFTIFGKKCMVSRTGYTGEDGFEICCSWEDTPHVWRSLFEIGKNFGLKPAGLGARDVCRLEASYLLYGSDMDESVTPLEAGLGWVVKFEKDFVGKDALLSQKERGISRRIRGLRLEGKRIARHGMAVLKDGKQVGTISSGTFSPTLQSSIALAMLDASLKIGESVLVDLKGATVEAQIVKLPFYRGSVKTASV; this is encoded by the coding sequence ATGGTGAAGAAAACACCACTTCATGATGAGCACATCAAACTGGGGGCAAAGATGATCGATTTTGCAGGCTGGATGATGCCTCTTCAGTACGAGGGCATCGTGGCCGAGGTCGAAGCGGTGAGGAAGAACGTCGCAGTGTTCGATGTTTCTCACATGGGAGAGATACACATAAGTGGATCGGACACGGCCACGTTCCTCGACTGGTTGCTGACCAACACGTTCAGTGCGCTCAGTGTGGGTCAAGCGGTGTACTCTGTCATGTGCAACGAAAAAGGTGGGATCATCGACGATCTCATCGCTTACAGGACTGGCGAAAACGAGGCGCTACTCGTTGTGAACGCAGCCAACACGCAGAAAGATTTCGACTGGATCAAGCTTCAGTCGAAAGAGTTCAACGTGCGGGTGGATGATCTTTCCGATCGCTACGGTCTGATCGCCGTGCAGGGACCAAAGAGCGAGAGCTTGCTCTCTTCGGTGGTTGAGGAAGTATCTTCTCTGAAGTATTACCATTTTGCTGAATTCACGATCTTCGGTAAGAAATGCATGGTGAGCAGGACGGGTTACACAGGCGAGGATGGGTTCGAGATCTGCTGTTCGTGGGAGGATACCCCGCACGTCTGGAGGAGTCTGTTTGAAATAGGCAAAAATTTTGGACTGAAACCTGCAGGACTCGGCGCAAGGGACGTGTGCAGGTTGGAAGCTTCTTATTTGCTTTACGGAAGCGATATGGACGAAAGCGTGACACCGTTGGAAGCCGGGCTTGGCTGGGTTGTGAAATTCGAAAAGGATTTCGTCGGGAAGGATGCGTTGCTCTCACAGAAAGAACGTGGGATTTCAAGGCGCATCAGGGGTTTGAGGCTCGAAGGAAAACGCATTGCGAGACACGGAATGGCAGTTCTGAAGGATGGCAAGCAGGTGGGCACGATCAGTAGCGGGACCTTCTCACCAACGCTTCAGAGTTCCATAGCCCTCGCCATGCTCGATGCATCTTTGAAGATTGGTGAGAGTGTGCTGGTCGATCTGAAGGGAGCAACAGTCGAGGCTCAGATCGTTAAGCTCCCATTCTACAGAGGGTCTGTAAAAACCGCATCTGTCTGA
- a CDS encoding putative signal transducing protein: MWKVLIEGVNVSLANILKSMLEQNGIEVLVRASKLFDPVIFGQGGLVDLLVPEEEIDRARSVVEEARKHGEENTTS; the protein is encoded by the coding sequence TTGTGGAAGGTACTTATTGAGGGCGTCAACGTTTCGCTTGCAAACATTCTGAAGTCGATGCTTGAACAAAATGGGATCGAGGTTCTTGTAAGAGCTTCGAAGTTGTTCGATCCCGTCATATTCGGCCAAGGAGGGTTGGTAGATCTTCTTGTGCCTGAAGAAGAAATCGATCGGGCGCGTTCCGTGGTAGAGGAGGCTCGAAAACATGGTGAAGAAAACACCACTTCATGA
- the pfkA gene encoding 6-phosphofructokinase, with protein sequence MKAIGVLTSGGDSPGMNAAIRAVVRYGVKNGLRVFGIERGYCGLIDGAIKEMNFASVAGIMEKGGTILRSSRCGEFLTKEGREKAAKNLAMLGIEGLVVIGGEGSLTGSVVFHKEFGVPVVGIPGTIDNDIAYTDMCIGVDTCLNTVVDAIQKLKDTATSHERAFIVEVMGRESGYIALMSAIATGSEAAIIPEVPVNLDQLAARLLEERKRGKLNCIIVVAEGAAKAEDVARKISAKIGYETRISLLGHIQRGGSPTAFDRLLATRMGVRAVQALLDGEKCVTTVLSAGKIEVMDTEKILSTKKQLDLSLYEISMILS encoded by the coding sequence ATGAAAGCCATAGGAGTTCTAACGAGTGGTGGAGATTCACCTGGGATGAATGCGGCGATCAGGGCCGTTGTGAGGTATGGGGTCAAGAACGGTTTGAGAGTCTTCGGAATCGAGAGAGGCTATTGTGGTCTGATCGACGGAGCGATCAAGGAAATGAATTTTGCTTCGGTCGCTGGAATCATGGAGAAAGGTGGAACCATACTTAGATCGAGCAGGTGTGGTGAATTTCTGACGAAGGAAGGCAGGGAAAAAGCTGCTAAGAATCTCGCCATGCTGGGGATAGAAGGCCTGGTGGTGATAGGTGGCGAGGGAAGTCTCACGGGTTCGGTGGTCTTTCATAAAGAATTCGGTGTGCCTGTGGTGGGCATACCCGGAACGATAGACAACGACATTGCCTACACGGACATGTGCATTGGAGTTGATACGTGCCTCAACACGGTGGTCGATGCGATACAGAAACTCAAGGACACGGCAACCTCGCACGAGCGCGCGTTCATCGTTGAAGTCATGGGAAGAGAATCTGGATACATCGCGTTGATGTCTGCAATCGCTACAGGATCAGAAGCCGCGATCATACCCGAGGTACCCGTGAACCTGGATCAACTTGCCGCAAGGTTGCTCGAAGAAAGGAAAAGAGGAAAACTGAACTGTATCATTGTTGTGGCTGAAGGTGCGGCGAAAGCAGAAGACGTTGCGCGGAAAATTTCCGCCAAGATAGGCTACGAGACAAGAATCTCGCTACTTGGCCACATCCAGAGAGGGGGAAGCCCGACGGCTTTCGATCGACTCTTGGCCACCCGGATGGGTGTCAGAGCAGTTCAGGCCTTGCTGGACGGTGAGAAATGCGTGACGACGGTTCTCAGTGCTGGAAAGATCGAGGTCATGGACACCGAGAAGATCTTGTCCACCAAAAAGCAGCTCGATCTTTCATTGTACGAAATCAGCATGATACTGTCGTGA